One bacterium genomic window carries:
- a CDS encoding thiamine pyrophosphate-dependent dehydrogenase E1 component subunit alpha, whose protein sequence is MDRKKSIELLDLMYRIRLFEERTMVLFREGLIVGALHHYIGEEAIAVGACAAAEKDDYVVSTHRGHGHCIAKGADLKRMMAELMGRETGYSRARGGSMHIFSIEEGLLGGNGIVGGGLPIALGSALSGQYRESGQVTLCFFAEGAGARGTFHESLNLAALWKLPVVYICENNLWAATTYINYGLPIENIGDRASAYGIPGRVIDGNDVEEVYKTVDEAIKRAREGNGPTLIECKTYRHYPHCMVIPDTRPQDEVMEWKKKDPIPRFEKRLLEEKVITKTEMGKIKEKVKNMLDEAEEFARKSPLPGVETVEEGLWA, encoded by the coding sequence ATGGACAGGAAAAAATCAATTGAACTGCTTGATTTAATGTATAGGATACGTCTATTTGAAGAGAGAACAATGGTGCTTTTTCGAGAGGGCTTAATAGTCGGTGCTCTTCACCATTACATAGGAGAGGAGGCAATTGCTGTTGGGGCTTGTGCTGCAGCAGAAAAAGACGATTATGTTGTAAGCACTCATCGTGGACATGGTCACTGCATTGCCAAAGGAGCTGACTTGAAACGTATGATGGCTGAGCTCATGGGCAGAGAAACAGGTTACAGCAGAGCAAGAGGCGGCTCCATGCATATTTTTAGCATTGAAGAAGGACTGTTAGGAGGAAACGGCATTGTAGGTGGTGGCCTTCCTATTGCTCTTGGTTCTGCACTTTCAGGGCAGTATAGAGAATCAGGACAGGTGACTCTCTGTTTCTTTGCTGAGGGAGCAGGTGCGCGAGGAACATTTCATGAATCCTTGAACCTGGCTGCCTTGTGGAAACTTCCTGTTGTATATATATGCGAGAATAATCTCTGGGCAGCTACTACCTATATAAATTACGGCTTACCAATAGAGAATATCGGAGACAGAGCTTCCGCTTATGGAATACCCGGGAGAGTGATAGATGGAAACGATGTAGAGGAAGTTTATAAGACTGTGGATGAGGCGATAAAGAGAGCAAGAGAAGGCAATGGCCCTACTTTAATAGAGTGTAAGACATACAGGCATTATCCGCACTGTATGGTGATACCTGATACAAGGCCGCAGGATGAGGTTATGGAATGGAAAAAGAAAGATCCTATTCCGCGTTTTGAGAAAAGGCTTCTGGAAGAAAAAGTAATAACAAAGACTGAAATGGGAAAGATTAAGGAAAAAGTCAAGAACATGCTGGATGAGGCAGAAGAATTTGCAAGAAAGAGTCCTCTACCAGGTGTAGAGACAGTTGAAGAAGGACTGTGGGCATAA
- a CDS encoding alpha-ketoacid dehydrogenase subunit beta yields the protein MRELTYLGALNEALREEMERDENVFLIGEDIGPFGGVFGVEKGLWEKFGEKRVRQTPISEDAIVGTAVGAAMTGLRPVAEIMYIDFVTCCMDQVTNQAAKLRYMSGGRIKMPLVIRAQGGSGTAEAAQHSQSLEAWFVHTPGLKVVMPATVYDAKGLLKTAIRDDNPVIFLEHRMLYNIKDNVPEGEWTVPFGKAEVKHEGKDITIVATSLMVHKALEAAKELADSISIEVIDPRTLVPLDIDTILKSVKKTSKLLVVHEAPTIAGVGAEIVRQVVENAFDYLDGAPRVLGGRSIPMPYAPILEKACTPQKEDIVKLIKEMM from the coding sequence ATGAGAGAATTAACATATCTTGGTGCTTTAAATGAAGCTTTAAGAGAGGAAATGGAAAGAGACGAGAATGTTTTCCTCATAGGGGAAGATATAGGTCCGTTTGGTGGAGTTTTTGGAGTGGAAAAAGGACTCTGGGAGAAGTTTGGTGAAAAAAGAGTAAGGCAAACTCCCATATCAGAAGATGCAATAGTGGGAACTGCGGTTGGAGCTGCAATGACAGGGCTGAGACCTGTAGCAGAAATAATGTACATAGATTTTGTAACATGCTGCATGGATCAGGTAACAAATCAGGCGGCAAAACTCCGTTATATGTCAGGTGGTAGGATAAAAATGCCTTTGGTTATACGAGCACAGGGTGGAAGTGGTACTGCAGAAGCAGCACAGCATTCACAAAGTTTGGAAGCGTGGTTTGTGCATACACCAGGGCTTAAGGTGGTAATGCCTGCTACAGTATATGATGCAAAAGGACTTCTAAAAACAGCAATCAGGGATGATAATCCAGTAATATTTTTAGAGCACAGAATGCTTTACAATATAAAAGACAACGTTCCGGAGGGAGAGTGGACAGTGCCGTTTGGTAAGGCAGAGGTAAAACATGAGGGAAAAGACATTACCATTGTTGCCACATCCCTTATGGTCCATAAGGCATTGGAAGCGGCAAAAGAGCTTGCTGATAGCATCAGTATAGAGGTTATTGATCCAAGAACGTTAGTTCCGCTTGATATAGATACAATTCTGAAGTCAGTAAAAAAGACCTCTAAATTACTTGTTGTTCATGAAGCTCCTACAATAGCAGGAGTTGGTGCAGAAATAGTAAGACAGGTTGTAGAAAATGCATTCGATTATCTTGACGGAGCACCACGTGTTCTCGGTGGCAGAAGTATTCCAATGCCTTACGCGCCAATACTGGAGAAAGCATGCACACCTCAGAAAGAGGATATAGTCAAACTCATAAAAGAAATGATGTGA
- a CDS encoding flavodoxin family protein produces the protein MKICVFLGSPRKKGNTAHVLNWLLEEAKNNGHKVELVYLQDQKISGCKECFACQKIVDRPGCSIKDDMQRLYPKILEADCILIATPVFTWSVSALTKAFLERTYCFEKFSEDGSYISFVEDKRCGLIVTAAGDEFEGADLVVESYRRMVEFHRMKNIGHLVVANIRTKKDLLKPNVKQAARKFASSIK, from the coding sequence ATGAAAATCTGTGTATTTCTTGGCAGTCCTAGAAAAAAGGGAAACACTGCCCATGTATTAAATTGGCTCTTGGAAGAGGCGAAAAATAATGGACATAAAGTAGAGCTAGTATATCTTCAAGATCAGAAGATATCCGGTTGTAAAGAGTGTTTTGCCTGTCAGAAAATAGTTGATAGACCGGGATGTTCTATTAAAGATGACATGCAGAGACTATATCCAAAGATTTTAGAAGCAGATTGTATTTTGATTGCTACTCCTGTTTTTACGTGGTCTGTTTCTGCTCTGACAAAAGCATTTCTTGAACGAACATATTGTTTTGAGAAATTTTCTGAGGATGGTAGTTATATCTCCTTTGTAGAAGACAAGAGATGCGGGCTTATAGTAACAGCAGCTGGAGACGAATTTGAGGGTGCAGATTTAGTGGTTGAAAGCTATCGGCGGATGGTTGAGTTTCACAGGATGAAGAATATCGGGCACCTTGTGGTTGCCAATATTCGAACCAAAAAAGACCTTTTAAAACCAAATGTTAAACAGGCAGCAAGAAAATTTGCCAGTTCTATAAAATAA
- a CDS encoding Gfo/Idh/MocA family oxidoreductase, which produces MVNWGVIGAGGIARRRTIPEGIAKANNAELVAVMDIDEKITKNIADEYKVKAYTKEEEVLDDKNVQAVYIATPVNLHCKQVIAAANKGKHILCEKSMAMTVEECEKMIEICRDADVKLGLGYMMRFHTIHTRIKEIIQQGLLGRIVMARAQLSCWYPEIQGAWRQKKELSGGGSLIDMGTHCIDLLEFILDSKVAEVTCFTGNLAHKYEVEDTAVVLMRFENGAQGIVDNCFSIPDNSSKNMLEIYGTKGSILCKGTIGQGDGGEAILYIEEEGKQYDADQKRKPVSSSEIINPKPINTYQAEIEHFSDCIINDTKPSTSGEDGMWSQKVGLACYESASTRKVVKINNRR; this is translated from the coding sequence ATGGTCAACTGGGGAGTTATTGGAGCAGGAGGCATAGCAAGAAGAAGAACCATACCTGAGGGAATTGCAAAAGCTAATAATGCAGAACTTGTTGCTGTTATGGACATTGATGAAAAGATTACAAAAAATATAGCAGATGAATATAAAGTCAAAGCGTATACAAAAGAAGAAGAAGTATTGGATGATAAAAATGTTCAGGCTGTTTATATTGCTACTCCTGTTAATCTGCATTGTAAGCAAGTAATTGCAGCAGCTAATAAAGGAAAGCATATATTATGTGAGAAATCCATGGCAATGACTGTTGAAGAATGCGAGAAGATGATTGAAATTTGCAGGGATGCAGACGTAAAGCTTGGTCTTGGATATATGATGAGATTTCATACGATTCATACAAGAATTAAGGAGATAATACAACAGGGCTTGCTTGGAAGGATTGTTATGGCTAGAGCACAACTGTCCTGCTGGTATCCAGAGATACAGGGCGCATGGAGACAAAAAAAGGAGCTTAGCGGCGGAGGCTCTCTCATAGATATGGGAACACACTGTATTGATCTTCTAGAATTTATACTGGACAGTAAGGTAGCAGAAGTTACCTGTTTTACTGGCAATTTAGCTCATAAATATGAAGTTGAGGATACTGCAGTTGTACTGATGCGATTTGAAAATGGCGCACAGGGTATTGTTGACAATTGCTTCAGTATACCTGACAACTCATCAAAAAATATGCTGGAAATCTATGGAACAAAGGGAAGTATTCTGTGCAAGGGAACAATAGGACAGGGTGATGGAGGAGAAGCTATTTTGTATATTGAAGAGGAAGGGAAACAATACGATGCAGACCAAAAAAGGAAACCTGTTTCCTCTAGCGAAATAATAAACCCGAAACCGATTAATACCTATCAGGCAGAAATAGAACATTTTTCAGATTGCATTATAAACGATACAAAACCTTCTACTTCCGGTGAAGATGGCATGTGGAGCCAAAAAGTTGGTTTAGCGTGCTATGAATCAGCAAGCACAAGAAAGGTTGTAAAAATTAACAATAGGAGATAA
- a CDS encoding trimethylamine methyltransferase family protein → MRMLTTEDRETLRNKVYRLLWDVGMKIEHDEIISIMKEKGCKLNHLGRIIIPPELIDELIALQKETQAQDDDDQSLHIHYGPGVAWTHFIICSNKKQEMKRKIGSEFKMSMFGSGPAKFYDYPGKNVLPVDTKIFIEMMKLAESTPGIGYIGPWYRHDVPAKIERIDSLVLALKYTNKYGGGDVMYPEQIKYIKEISDIVMPDALGKAPYLYGSIAVICPLIMGKRNLDDLLERKRNNIRRYRISTMPAIGMSAPSTIAGAVIQASAELLGGMVAAYCMDKGGEISARVIPNSVDMRNVNLTSCGPETSLLGLGVKELFDSCFGGHLWLETFFAASARVPGLQTVYENFYGAYRYGKLTGIADVPYPGLGNIGYMGVGSPTQAVLDMEIRKSQFDVKNKIEVNEEAMNFEELCDRSKKGEEFLTSEHTLKHCHDIWKSDIFLNQLPETWVGDEKCILDKCDQLWKENIKNYQPPAISEDKIRALDKVLEHAKKELLNQ, encoded by the coding sequence TTGAGAATGTTAACGACAGAAGACAGGGAAACACTTAGAAATAAAGTATATAGATTACTCTGGGATGTTGGAATGAAGATTGAGCACGACGAAATCATATCTATTATGAAAGAAAAAGGGTGTAAGTTAAACCATCTTGGACGAATAATTATTCCCCCAGAGCTCATCGATGAACTTATTGCATTACAAAAAGAAACACAGGCGCAAGACGATGACGATCAAAGTCTACATATCCATTATGGGCCAGGAGTGGCTTGGACACATTTTATAATCTGTTCAAATAAAAAACAGGAAATGAAGAGAAAAATAGGTTCTGAATTCAAGATGTCCATGTTTGGTTCAGGACCGGCTAAGTTCTATGATTATCCAGGTAAAAATGTCCTTCCTGTTGACACTAAAATTTTTATTGAAATGATGAAGTTAGCTGAGTCCACACCAGGGATAGGTTATATAGGCCCCTGGTACAGACATGATGTCCCCGCCAAAATAGAAAGAATAGACTCACTTGTTCTAGCTCTCAAATATACTAATAAATATGGGGGTGGAGATGTTATGTATCCAGAACAGATTAAGTACATAAAGGAAATTTCGGATATTGTAATGCCTGATGCTTTAGGTAAAGCGCCTTATCTGTATGGATCTATAGCTGTAATCTGTCCTCTTATTATGGGAAAAAGGAATCTTGATGATTTACTTGAGAGAAAAAGAAATAATATAAGAAGATATCGTATTTCTACAATGCCTGCAATAGGCATGAGTGCTCCTTCAACTATTGCCGGTGCTGTTATTCAGGCATCTGCAGAACTTTTGGGCGGGATGGTGGCTGCATACTGCATGGACAAAGGAGGAGAAATAAGCGCCCGTGTAATTCCTAATTCTGTTGATATGAGAAATGTTAATCTAACTTCATGCGGGCCGGAAACATCACTACTGGGGCTTGGTGTAAAAGAGCTGTTTGATAGCTGTTTCGGAGGACATCTGTGGCTTGAAACATTTTTTGCAGCATCAGCCAGAGTTCCAGGGTTACAGACAGTATATGAAAATTTCTATGGAGCTTATAGATATGGGAAGCTAACAGGTATAGCAGATGTCCCATATCCCGGGTTGGGAAATATTGGCTACATGGGAGTAGGCTCTCCTACACAGGCAGTACTTGATATGGAAATAAGAAAATCCCAGTTTGATGTTAAGAATAAAATAGAAGTCAATGAAGAAGCTATGAACTTCGAAGAGCTATGTGACAGGTCTAAGAAAGGAGAAGAATTTCTAACAAGTGAACATACACTAAAACATTGTCACGACATATGGAAATCTGATATATTTCTAAACCAGTTGCCTGAAACCTGGGTAGGGGATGAAAAATGTATTCTGGATAAATGTGATCAATTGTGGAAAGAAAATATCAAGAATTATCAGCCACCAGCAATATCAGAAGATAAAATTAGAGCTTTAGACAAAGTGCTTGAGCATGCAAAAAAGGAATTATTAAATCAGTAA
- a CDS encoding aminotransferase class IV, with amino-acid sequence MERLVYVNGEMVPESEAKVSVFDVGFLYGATFFESVRTFKHKFFKLDEHLRRLERSLRYAGIPDIITKEKMADIMSQVLDANIHLTDKEDDMWMCAEVTPGKTFPMPLMKQIDKTPTVIVYSSAMPHSEYVKYYTQGKHVVTSLIRNTSPQNLDSRAKNRNRVPHFLAKLEIVKKDPNAFGLFLDLEGNITEGTGANIFFVLDGILFTPTTKNILNGISRLTVIELAEKMNIKVIEKDLTLYDAYNAEEAFWTTSSYCILPISMIDGRKIGDAYPGPYAKKLLDAWSKEVEVDIIGQAQKFAK; translated from the coding sequence ATGGAAAGACTGGTATACGTAAATGGGGAAATGGTTCCTGAAAGTGAAGCTAAGGTTTCTGTTTTTGACGTCGGCTTTCTCTATGGAGCTACGTTTTTTGAATCCGTAAGAACTTTTAAACACAAATTTTTTAAACTCGATGAGCACTTGAGGCGTCTTGAGCGGTCCTTACGCTACGCAGGGATACCTGATATTATCACAAAAGAGAAAATGGCGGATATTATGTCTCAGGTACTGGATGCCAATATTCATCTGACAGATAAGGAAGACGATATGTGGATGTGTGCAGAGGTTACACCCGGGAAAACATTCCCAATGCCTTTAATGAAACAAATAGATAAGACTCCGACCGTTATTGTTTATTCCAGTGCTATGCCGCATAGCGAGTATGTCAAATATTATACGCAAGGGAAACATGTTGTAACCTCTTTAATTAGAAATACATCCCCCCAAAATCTGGATTCACGCGCCAAGAATCGTAACAGAGTACCTCATTTCCTTGCAAAATTAGAGATTGTAAAAAAGGATCCTAATGCATTTGGGCTTTTTCTCGACCTTGAGGGAAATATAACAGAAGGCACAGGGGCCAATATCTTCTTTGTCTTAGATGGCATCTTATTCACTCCTACAACAAAGAATATTCTGAACGGTATCAGCAGACTGACTGTTATAGAACTGGCAGAGAAAATGAATATAAAGGTTATAGAGAAGGATCTTACTTTATATGATGCATATAATGCAGAGGAGGCATTCTGGACAACCAGTTCATACTGTATTCTGCCTATTTCCATGATCGATGGCCGCAAAATCGGGGATGCGTATCCGGGCCCTTATGCGAAAAAGCTCCTGGATGCATGGAGTAAGGAAGTAGAAGTTGATATAATCGGACAGGCTCAGAAATTTGCGAAATAA
- a CDS encoding dihydrodipicolinate reductase — translation MDTIKIIQIGLGPLGQKITKYILERRGLEIVGAVDPAPDKAGKDLGELCSINKLGIQISKSLDAVIGNSKPDVALLTTVSDMERITPQIEEILSYKIPIVSTCEELSFPWETSPELAKRIDEAAKSHNVSVLGTGVNPGFLMDFLPIAMTGVCQDVKSIKVSRIQDASFRRIPFQKKIGAGLTLKEFEEKRKAGTLRHVGLRESMHMIASKMGWKLSRTEDILTPVIAEHDIRTDVMKISNGMARGVQQIGKGYVNGEQLITLEFRAAIGEKNSHDTIQIKGTPDINSTIEGGINGDIATCAVTINAIKSILDTTPGLKTMADVPVVSFFDSLERIS, via the coding sequence GTGGATACTATTAAAATTATACAAATAGGGTTAGGCCCTCTTGGTCAAAAAATTACAAAATACATTCTGGAAAGAAGAGGACTTGAAATTGTAGGAGCAGTAGACCCTGCACCTGATAAGGCAGGCAAGGATTTAGGAGAGCTCTGTTCTATCAACAAACTGGGTATACAGATTTCTAAGTCACTGGATGCTGTAATAGGGAACTCCAAGCCTGATGTTGCCTTATTGACCACGGTCTCAGATATGGAAAGAATTACCCCGCAGATTGAAGAAATCCTATCATACAAAATCCCAATTGTTTCTACTTGCGAAGAATTATCATTCCCATGGGAGACCTCTCCTGAACTGGCAAAAAGGATTGATGAAGCAGCAAAGTCCCACAATGTTTCAGTTCTTGGGACAGGGGTAAACCCTGGATTTCTTATGGATTTTCTGCCAATTGCAATGACAGGAGTTTGCCAGGATGTTAAAAGCATAAAGGTTTCAAGAATACAGGATGCTTCCTTTAGAAGAATTCCGTTTCAGAAAAAGATAGGTGCTGGGCTTACTTTGAAAGAATTTGAGGAGAAAAGAAAGGCGGGGACTCTGCGCCATGTTGGACTTAGAGAATCAATGCATATGATTGCAAGCAAAATGGGATGGAAGCTCTCTAGAACAGAAGATATTCTTACGCCTGTAATCGCAGAGCATGATATAAGAACAGATGTTATGAAGATATCCAATGGTATGGCCCGGGGAGTCCAGCAGATTGGCAAGGGTTATGTTAATGGAGAACAGTTGATCACGCTTGAGTTCAGAGCAGCTATTGGCGAAAAAAACTCGCATGATACAATCCAGATAAAAGGAACTCCAGATATAAACTCAACAATAGAAGGAGGCATTAACGGAGATATAGCCACATGTGCTGTAACTATAAATGCCATAAAATCAATTCTTGATACAACCCCGGGACTCAAAACAATGGCGGATGTTCCAGTGGTTTCTTTCTTTGACAGCTTGGAAAGGATTTCATAA
- a CDS encoding polysaccharide deacetylase family protein: MICLTGDIHNASLRINDHKYIEDPEDSDVKISCRYLKLLEKYGIKATFYVVGKTLDEEWEDFKPIADSELVEIGGHTYGGLPISKLYRLWCKIMGKPPRSHSHTQGSRFQQKNDIQKMIDVVKARTGKDIVSWRSHGLVSDKSTYPLLSGMGIRMISDDLNWNKIYPEKTKEGLISHPMNVIMDHDHVYHAHRTKEYVDKMKENWPWPDDPTKESYAIEEWAKIVEKQVLGIEKKGGVATILMHPLCMYLADKFKTAEKLFEVFSQYKTIWAREIPEYLK, from the coding sequence ATGATATGTCTAACAGGTGATATTCACAATGCTTCCCTGAGGATAAACGACCATAAATACATAGAAGATCCAGAAGATTCAGATGTTAAAATATCCTGCAGATATCTGAAACTTCTGGAGAAATACGGGATAAAAGCAACGTTTTATGTAGTGGGAAAAACGCTTGATGAGGAGTGGGAAGATTTTAAGCCGATAGCAGATTCGGAGCTAGTGGAAATTGGCGGTCACACTTATGGAGGTTTGCCTATAAGTAAACTTTACCGGCTGTGGTGCAAAATAATGGGCAAGCCCCCCAGATCGCACTCTCATACACAGGGTTCTCGTTTTCAGCAGAAAAACGACATACAAAAAATGATAGATGTAGTAAAAGCCAGGACAGGTAAGGATATCGTGTCATGGCGCAGTCATGGTCTGGTTTCTGATAAAAGCACCTATCCTCTGCTCTCAGGGATGGGAATCCGGATGATTTCCGATGACCTAAACTGGAACAAAATCTACCCTGAAAAGACGAAAGAGGGGCTGATTTCTCATCCTATGAATGTCATCATGGACCATGACCATGTTTATCATGCTCATAGGACAAAGGAGTATGTTGACAAGATGAAAGAAAACTGGCCCTGGCCCGATGATCCTACAAAGGAATCATATGCAATTGAAGAATGGGCAAAGATAGTTGAAAAACAAGTTCTTGGTATTGAGAAAAAAGGAGGCGTTGCTACTATACTTATGCATCCTCTATGTATGTATCTTGCGGATAAATTCAAGACTGCAGAGAAATTGTTTGAGGTCTTTTCCCAGTACAAAACAATCTGGGCTCGTGAAATACCTGAGTATCTAAAATGA
- a CDS encoding methyltransferase produces the protein MTSRERVKKILNFEMPDRPAIDLGSTRMTGISAWIYRELKRRLGIKSDEVKVFDMSQMLAEVEMEVLEELGCDFVMLPMQILPLELSYGDWKDYKFWDGQTFKVPAEFNPKVLEDGTLIVGNGRNWEKETRRMPKGCRYLDRIEYPDIKTMDFDISHIDKKDWVFSKPLSDEFLKTEENNAKILKQSTDKAIVSSGGISGAWGMPAGYGGVIGWGIKMALDPNHAKEHMMAEAEALSKRIKLYLEAVGNYIDVIVVSGTDFGAQKKEQFNPDLFKEFFVPAWKMVTDTIHKFADIKIFIHSCGCVRDLIPYFIDAGVDIYNPVQWSADNMDREELKKEFGNKIVFWGGAVNTQKTFPFGTSDEVRKEVKETINILGKGGGYVVNPVHNIQPDVPVENIIALYETAKNYRYS, from the coding sequence ATGACTTCACGGGAAAGAGTAAAAAAAATATTGAATTTTGAAATGCCTGACAGGCCTGCTATAGATCTCGGGTCAACAAGAATGACAGGTATTTCTGCATGGATATACAGAGAGCTAAAGAGACGCCTAGGAATAAAATCTGATGAAGTTAAAGTATTTGACATGAGTCAGATGCTCGCAGAAGTTGAAATGGAAGTTCTTGAGGAGCTGGGATGCGATTTTGTAATGTTACCCATGCAGATTTTACCGCTTGAGCTCTCATATGGTGATTGGAAAGATTATAAATTCTGGGACGGACAAACATTTAAAGTACCGGCAGAGTTTAATCCAAAGGTTTTAGAAGATGGTACATTAATTGTCGGTAATGGACGTAATTGGGAGAAAGAAACTCGGCGTATGCCAAAAGGATGTAGGTATCTTGATAGAATAGAATATCCTGACATTAAGACAATGGATTTTGACATATCTCATATAGACAAAAAGGACTGGGTGTTTTCAAAACCTCTTTCAGACGAATTTTTAAAAACAGAAGAAAATAATGCTAAAATATTAAAACAATCAACAGATAAGGCTATTGTGTCTTCAGGGGGAATATCGGGAGCATGGGGAATGCCAGCAGGATATGGAGGGGTTATAGGATGGGGAATAAAGATGGCTCTTGACCCAAATCATGCAAAAGAACATATGATGGCAGAAGCAGAAGCATTGTCCAAGCGTATAAAGTTATATTTAGAAGCAGTAGGTAATTACATTGATGTTATAGTTGTAAGTGGTACTGATTTCGGAGCACAAAAAAAGGAACAATTTAATCCCGATTTATTTAAAGAATTCTTCGTACCTGCGTGGAAAATGGTAACAGATACAATACATAAATTTGCTGATATAAAAATATTTATTCATTCATGCGGATGTGTGAGGGATCTCATCCCCTACTTTATTGATGCAGGTGTTGATATTTATAACCCGGTTCAATGGTCTGCAGATAATATGGATCGAGAGGAGCTTAAAAAAGAGTTTGGCAACAAGATAGTATTCTGGGGCGGAGCAGTCAATACGCAAAAAACATTTCCTTTTGGTACATCTGATGAAGTGAGAAAAGAAGTGAAAGAAACTATTAATATACTCGGCAAAGGTGGAGGTTATGTAGTTAATCCAGTACATAACATACAACCAGACGTACCAGTTGAAAATATAATTGCGTTGTATGAGACTGCAAAGAATTATAGATATAGTTAA
- a CDS encoding transketolase, translating to MNSDKIEDYKRLATQIRVDVLKMIYKAKSAHIGASFSMADILAVLYGGIMKVNPSDPKWEDRDRYVQSKGHAAAGLYAALAEKGFFPRDWLETYYQDGGHLMGHVWHKVPGVDVSSGALGHGLSIACGMAINGKYKKKQYRVFVMLSDGECDEGSVWEAIMFAPQHKLDNLVAIVDYNKLQALGTVKDVLDLAPLADKWRAFNWSVKEVDGHNYKEIDDALSSAPFEQGKPSCIIANTVKGKGVSYMENKVEWHYKSPDEGQLKQAFSELGVTE from the coding sequence ATGAATTCTGACAAGATTGAAGATTATAAAAGACTGGCTACTCAAATCAGGGTTGATGTTCTTAAGATGATATATAAGGCAAAGAGCGCTCATATAGGCGCTTCTTTCTCGATGGCAGACATACTTGCAGTGCTGTACGGAGGCATCATGAAGGTAAACCCATCTGATCCCAAATGGGAAGATCGTGATAGATATGTACAGAGCAAAGGGCACGCTGCAGCAGGTCTTTATGCAGCGCTTGCAGAAAAAGGGTTTTTCCCAAGGGATTGGCTGGAAACCTATTATCAGGATGGAGGACATCTTATGGGGCATGTATGGCACAAAGTCCCTGGAGTAGATGTATCCAGTGGTGCTTTAGGTCATGGACTTTCCATAGCATGCGGAATGGCGATTAACGGAAAATATAAGAAGAAACAATATCGAGTTTTTGTTATGCTCAGTGACGGAGAATGTGATGAAGGTTCGGTATGGGAAGCAATTATGTTTGCTCCACAGCATAAACTTGATAATCTTGTTGCTATAGTTGATTATAACAAACTTCAGGCGCTTGGCACAGTGAAAGATGTTCTTGATTTAGCTCCTCTTGCAGACAAATGGAGAGCGTTTAACTGGTCAGTAAAAGAAGTGGACGGACATAATTACAAAGAAATTGATGACGCATTATCAAGTGCTCCTTTTGAACAGGGAAAGCCAAGCTGCATTATAGCTAATACAGTAAAAGGAAAGGGTGTAAGTTATATGGAAAATAAAGTAGAGTGGCATTATAAAAGTCCGGATGAAGGACAACTAAAACAAGCTTTTTCAGAATTGGGGGTGACGGAATGA